One part of the Vicia villosa cultivar HV-30 ecotype Madison, WI linkage group LG6, Vvil1.0, whole genome shotgun sequence genome encodes these proteins:
- the LOC131614079 gene encoding uncharacterized protein LOC131614079, translated as MPYPGSYVTRDIGNRLIYDERDYSVNDERKNFTALFKALIGYHTKYSILFATLLHYYAGNNYGHNSVFLKPSCKPSRNKEGVFFLHGYGGTSKTFMWRTLSSALRSERKICITVASSGIASLLLPGGRTAHSKFKIPGPTLDNSTCNIDKNTEHAQLLQATDVIIWDEAPMAHKNCFEALDKTLKDLMNQNGLSGRIFEGKVVVFGGDFWQILPVVPRASHSDIVHASIFSSYVWDHCKVLTLTRNMRLRNDKGNKNSNDIAEFSKWILDVGDGRLSEPNDGLADIEIPQELLITNFEDPIQAIVESTYPDLLQNYTRPDYLQGKAILASTIEVVDKINHYILNLTPGEEKEYFSFDEIDKTDATYSEAYEVLTPEFLSNLRTSGLPNHILKLKVGTPIMLMRNLDQSQGLCNGTRLIVTRLANHVIEARIISGKNIGNLFYIPRMSMSPSESPSPFKLIRRQFPIIVSYAMTINKSQGQSLDTVRLYLPTPVFSHGQLYVAISRVTNKKGLNILIHDNDNVPQSTTTNVVYKEVFQSLY; from the exons ATGCCATATCCCGGCTCATATGTCACAAGAGACATTGGCAACCGTCTGATTTATGACGAACGCGATTACAGCGTTAATGACGAAAGAAAAAATTTCACAGCTCTGTTCAAAGCACTCATAGGTTATCATACAAAATACTCGATATTATTTGCAACTCTATTACATTATTACGCTGGAAATAATTACGGACATAATTCCGTATTTTTGAAACCATCATGCAAGCCGTCGAGAAACAAAGAGGGGGTGTTTTTTTTGCATGGTTATGGAGGTACCAGCAAGACTTTCATGTGGAGAACACTGTCAAGTGCACTCCGTTCGGAAAGAAAAATATGTATTACTGTTGCTTCAAGTGGCATAGCTTCATTATTATTACCAGGTGGAAGAACTGCCCATTCAAAGTTCAAAATTCCAGGGCCGACTCTTGACAACTCTACGTGCAATATCGACAAGAATACAGAGCATGCACAGTTACTTCAAGCAACTGATGTGATCATTTGGGATGAAGCACCCATGGCACATAAAAATTGCTTTGAGGCATTAGACAAAACACTTAAAGACCTCATGAATCAGAATGGCCTATCGGGAAGAATATTTGAAGGCAAAGTTGTTGTATTCGGCGGAGATTTCTGGCAGATTCTTCCCGTTGTTCCAAGAGCTTCCCATTCAGATATTGTGCATGCATCAATATTCTCATCTTATGTGTGGGATCACTGCAAGGTCCTGACTCTAACCAGAAATATGAGGCTTAGGAATGATAAAGGCAATAAGAACAGTAATGATATTGCAGAATTCTCGAAATGGATACTAGATGTCGGCGATGGTAGGCTATCTGAACCAAACGATGGATTGGCCGATATAGAGATCCCTCAGGAGTTACTAATTACAAATTTTGAAGATCCCATACAAGCCATCGTTGAAAGCACGTACCCGGATTTGTTGCAAAATTATACCCGTCCTGATTATTTGCAAGGCAAAGCAATTCTTGCATCAACAATTGAAGTTGTTGACAAAATCAACCATTATATTTTGAACCTAACTCCAG GGGAAGAAAAGGAATATTTTAGTTTTGACGAGATAGACAAGACCGATGCGACATACAGTGAAGCTTACGAAGTTCTAACACCTGAATTTTTGAGTAATCTAAGAACATCCGGTCTACCAAATCACATTCTCAAATTGAAGGTTGGTACACCAATTATGTTGATGAGAAATTTAGACCAATCTCAAGGATTGTGCAATGGCACAAGACTTATTGTTACAAGGTTGGCCAATCATGTCATTGAAGCAAGAATTATTTCTGGCAAAAATATAGGTAACCTCTTTTACATTCCTCGAATGTCTATGTCGCCTTCAGAGTCTCCTTCGCCATTTAAGTTGATTAGACGACAATTTCCAATAATTGTCTCTTATGCTATGACAATTAATAAATCACAAGGTCAATCTCTTGATACCGTCAGACTGTATTTGCCTACTCCGGTCTTTAGTCATGGTCAATTATATGTTGCCATATCTAGAGTTACCAACAAAAAAGGTTTAAATATATTGATTCATGACAACGACAATGTTCCGCAGTCGACGACTACAAATGTCGTGTACAAGGAAGTTTTTCAATCACTTTATTAA